A window of the Microbacterium sp. LWH13-1.2 genome harbors these coding sequences:
- a CDS encoding DIP1984 family protein, producing the protein MKLAEALTARADLQRRIEQLRARITANARYQEGEEPAEDAAALLVEADAALAQLRDLIRRINATNSRLDLGADGTMTDALAARDVLRLQHSLLADAAAAASGANDQFLRQMRSELRQISALPVAALRSRADAVAQDLRELDNRIQQANWLHDLKE; encoded by the coding sequence ATGAAACTCGCAGAGGCCCTCACCGCCCGCGCCGATCTGCAGCGTCGCATCGAGCAGCTTCGCGCGCGCATCACGGCGAATGCCAGGTATCAGGAGGGGGAGGAGCCGGCAGAGGACGCAGCGGCCCTCCTTGTCGAGGCCGATGCCGCACTCGCGCAGCTGCGCGATCTGATCCGGCGGATCAACGCGACCAACTCCCGGCTCGACCTGGGTGCGGACGGAACGATGACGGATGCGCTCGCCGCCCGCGACGTGCTCCGTCTGCAGCACTCGCTGCTGGCGGATGCCGCCGCCGCGGCATCCGGGGCGAACGACCAGTTCCTCCGACAGATGAGATCTGAGCTGCGGCAGATCTCCGCGCTCCCCGTGGCTGCCCTGCGCTCGCGCGCGGACGCCGTCGCGCAGGACCTGCGCGAACTCGACAATCGGATCCAGCAGGCGAACTGGCTGCACGACCTGAAGGAGTAG